In a genomic window of bacterium:
- the selB gene encoding selenocysteine-specific translation elongation factor, which yields MKHIIIGTAGHIDHGKTSLVRALTGTDTDRLKEEKERGITIELGFAQLDLGEIHAGVVDVPGHERFIKNMLAGAGGIDLVMLVVASDEGVMPQTREHLAICRLLGVKTGLIAMTKTDMVDAEWTELVRDDLAEFVKGTFLEKRPVVPVSAQTGAGLDDIRRVIAELAEEMNPKSDAGIFRLPIDRVFTMRGFGAVVTGTLFSGSVAVGDQVVVYPGGREVRVRGLQAHGETVERAGAGTRTAVNLQGVDREEVLRGDVLGHPGELKPTYMLDLKLEHLEDAPRPLKNRDRVRFHAGTSEIMGRLSIIGGDTIEPGGSGYAQIRLESPVALLPRDRFVIRSYSPMITIGGGEILDVMPQKHRRLRPASIALLESLAGTDEIGRLKTLLGLTGGAGADVRALMGCLTLTRKELFRELEALAERGEVRIIDKETGLALTSESFRALQENIRKTLANYHRTNPLRPGAPREEVRGKAGGAREGVFGAALAELAAGGEVREEGATLRLASHEVQVGGELAKVKDKLAEAFRAARFQPPAMEEAFGAAGAKGNAGPEALQVLVDEGALIRLKDGMVYHQGALDEARSQLEAHLMEHEEISAAEFRDLLGITRKHAIPLLEYFDTARVTLRVGDKRVLRNRSEKKSAPQGDYFVF from the coding sequence ATGAAACACATCATCATCGGAACTGCCGGCCACATCGATCACGGGAAAACCTCGCTCGTCCGCGCTCTGACCGGCACCGACACCGACCGCCTCAAGGAAGAGAAAGAGCGCGGCATCACTATCGAGCTCGGCTTCGCCCAGCTCGACCTCGGCGAAATTCACGCGGGGGTGGTGGACGTTCCCGGCCATGAACGATTCATCAAGAACATGCTCGCCGGCGCGGGGGGCATCGATCTCGTCATGCTGGTCGTCGCCTCGGACGAGGGGGTGATGCCCCAGACCCGGGAGCATCTGGCCATCTGCCGCCTGCTCGGCGTTAAAACGGGCCTCATCGCAATGACGAAGACCGACATGGTGGACGCCGAATGGACGGAACTCGTCCGGGACGATCTCGCCGAATTCGTCAAGGGAACCTTCCTGGAGAAACGGCCGGTCGTTCCGGTTTCGGCCCAGACCGGCGCGGGCCTTGACGATATCCGCCGGGTGATCGCCGAACTCGCCGAGGAGATGAACCCCAAGAGCGACGCCGGCATCTTCCGCCTCCCCATTGACCGGGTCTTCACCATGCGCGGCTTCGGCGCCGTCGTGACGGGAACTCTCTTCAGCGGCAGCGTGGCGGTCGGCGATCAGGTGGTGGTCTATCCGGGCGGCCGTGAGGTCCGCGTCCGCGGACTCCAGGCCCACGGCGAGACGGTGGAGCGCGCCGGGGCGGGAACCCGGACGGCGGTCAACTTACAGGGGGTGGACCGCGAGGAGGTCCTCCGCGGGGATGTGCTCGGCCACCCCGGCGAGTTGAAGCCCACCTACATGCTCGACCTTAAGCTCGAGCACTTAGAGGATGCCCCCCGCCCGCTCAAAAACCGCGACCGCGTGCGTTTTCACGCGGGCACCTCCGAAATCATGGGGCGTCTTTCGATCATCGGCGGGGATACCATTGAGCCCGGCGGGAGCGGATATGCCCAGATCCGGCTCGAGTCGCCGGTCGCCCTTCTTCCGCGCGATCGGTTCGTCATCCGGAGCTACTCGCCGATGATCACCATCGGCGGCGGCGAGATTCTCGACGTGATGCCGCAGAAGCACCGCCGCCTTCGCCCCGCCTCCATCGCGCTGCTCGAAAGCCTGGCCGGCACTGACGAAATCGGACGCCTCAAGACGCTCCTCGGGCTCACGGGCGGAGCGGGCGCCGATGTGCGCGCCCTCATGGGCTGCCTGACGCTGACGCGGAAAGAATTGTTCCGGGAGCTCGAAGCGCTGGCGGAGCGGGGGGAGGTGCGCATCATCGACAAGGAAACGGGTCTTGCCCTCACGAGCGAAAGCTTCCGCGCCCTTCAGGAGAACATTCGAAAGACGCTGGCAAACTACCACAGAACCAACCCCCTCCGGCCGGGCGCGCCCCGCGAGGAGGTCCGGGGAAAAGCCGGCGGCGCGCGGGAGGGCGTCTTCGGGGCGGCGCTCGCGGAACTGGCCGCCGGCGGGGAGGTCCGGGAGGAAGGGGCCACGCTGCGCCTCGCCTCGCACGAGGTGCAGGTCGGCGGGGAACTCGCCAAGGTGAAGGACAAGCTCGCCGAAGCGTTCCGCGCGGCGCGCTTTCAGCCGCCGGCGATGGAGGAAGCCTTCGGGGCGGCGGGCGCCAAGGGAAACGCCGGCCCGGAGGCACTTCAGGTCCTGGTGGACGAGGGGGCGCTGATCCGTCTGAAGGACGGCATGGTCTATCACCAGGGAGCCCTTGATGAGGCCCGCAGCCAGCTGGAGGCCCACCTGATGGAGCACGAGGAAATCTCGGCCGCAGAGTTCCGCGACCTGCTCGGCATCACGCGCAAGCACGCCATCCCGCTGCTCGAGTATTTCGACACCGCCCGCGTCACCCTCCGCGTCGGTGACAAGC